A region of Paramormyrops kingsleyae isolate MSU_618 chromosome 17, PKINGS_0.4, whole genome shotgun sequence DNA encodes the following proteins:
- the aqp11 gene encoding aquaporin-11, protein MADLCASLALLTAVVLLSEASRRAAAKLLAHRAAYAVEVISTFQLCACTQELKLLGELGRTEPRIMLTLTYLISVVHALTFSGAICNPSGALESVYRRSLSGSGALRRIACQFLAAAVARSAAPYLWALGLYDLHARHRSLRFQCQSPIDGTLPTAAAVELGCAFAVQSALTCFKETDVKYRVHIVAAVITTLVYAGGRFTGAVFNPALAFSTQFACEGHTFMEYSIVYWLGPILGMTFSVLLSDKVIPLLSGRTFQKDMEFPLAATKKLQ, encoded by the exons ATGGCTGATCTGTGCGCGTCCCTGGCGCTGCTGACTGCCGTGGTGCTGCTCAGCGAAGCGAGCCGCAGGGCGGCCGCCAAGCTGCTGGCGCACCGTGCCGCCTATGCCGTGGAGGTCATCTCCACGTTTCAGCTCTGCGCCTGCACACAGGAACTGAAGCTCCTCGGCGAGCTGGGCCGGACCGAGCCGCGGATCATGCTTACTCTCACCTACCTCATCTCGGTGGTCCACGCACTGACTTTCAGCGGGGCGATATGCAACCCCTCCGGCGCACTTGAGAGTGTCTACCGGCGCAGCCTGAGCGGCAGCGGCGCCCTGCGGCGGATCGCCTGCCAGTTCCTGGCGGCTGCGGTGGCACGTTCAGCGGCGCCCTATCTATGGGCTCTGGGTCTGTACGACCTGCACGCCCGGCACAGGTCGCTACGATTTCAGTGCCAGAGTCCGATTGACGGCACGTTGCCCACCGCCGCGGCCGTGGAGCTGGGCTGCGCTTTCGCCGTGCAGAGCGCTCTCACGTGCTTCAAGGAGACCGATGTGAAGTACAGGGTCCATATAGTAGCTGCGGTCATCACAACGCTCGTCTATGCAG GTGGTCGCTTCACTGGTGCTGTGTTCAACCCAGCACTAGCTTTCTCCACGCAGTTCGCTTGCGAAGGACACACCTTCATGGAATATTCCATTGTCTACTGGCTGGGACCAATTTTGG GTATGACCTTCTCCGTTCTGCTCTCCGACAAGGTCATTCCGCTCTTGTCTGGAAGAACGTTCCAGAAGGAcatggagtttcctctggctgcGACTAAAAAGTTACAGTGA
- the clns1a gene encoding methylosome subunit pICln isoform X3, translating to MVLLKNVPPPTEGVRHQQAETAAVLDGRALGSGTLYVAETRLSWFDGSGMGFCLEYPSISLHAISRDLSAYPQEHLYVMVNAKLSDEAEMEAEKKDDDDDDDDDEDDNSEDDSGPITEIRFVPTDKAALEPMFNAMCECQALHPDPEDDDSDDDFEGEEYDVEEAEQGHGDVPTFYTYEEGLSQLTAEGRATLDRLEGMLSASATQQYHMAGVRTDNTAADFDGMEVDPGSTVAGQFEDADVDH from the exons atggtgctgctgaAAAACGTACCGCCTCCGACGGAGGGTGTCCGGCACCAACAGGCCGAGACGGCGGCTGTGCTGGACGGGAGGGCGCTGGGCTCAGGGACGCTCTACGTCGCCGAGAC TCGCTTGTCATGGTTTGACGGATCTGGAATGGGTTTCTGCCTGGAGTACCCGTCAATTAGCCTGCACGCCATTTCCAGAGATCTAAGCGCCTATCCACAGGAGCATTTGTATGTGATGGTCAATGCCAAACTCAGTG ATGAAGCTGAAATGGAGGCTGAAAaaaaagatgatgatgatgatgatgatgatgatgaagatgacaACAGTGAGGATGACTCTGGGCCGATCACAGAAATCCGCTTCGTGCCCACTGACAAGGCTGCAT TGGAGCCGATGTTTAACGCCATGTGTGAGTGTCAGGCCTTGCATCCCGACCCTGAGGACGACGACTCCGATGACGACTTCGAGGGGGAGGAGTATGACGTGGAGGAGGCTG AGCAAGGCCATGGAGATGTGCCAACCTTCTACACCTACGAGGAGGGCCTTTCCCAGCTGACTGCCGAGGGCCGAGCCACGCTGGACCGGCTGGAGGGCATGCTGTCCGCGTCGGCCACACAGCAGTACCACATGGCAGGCGTGCGGACCGACAACACCGCAGCGGATTTCGACG GAATGGAAGTGGATCCAGGTTCGACTGTTGCTGGACAGTTTGAGGATGCAGACGTGGATCACTG A
- the clns1a gene encoding methylosome subunit pICln isoform X1: protein MVLLKNVPPPTEGVRHQQAETAAVLDGRALGSGTLYVAETRLSWFDGSGMGFCLEYPSISLHAISRDLSAYPQEHLYVMVNAKLSDEAEMEAEKKDDDDDDDDDEDDNSEDDSGPITEIRFVPTDKAALEPMFNAMCECQALHPDPEDDDSDDDFEGEEYDVEEAEQGHGDVPTFYTYEEGLSQLTAEGRATLDRLEGMLSASATQQYHMAGVRTDNTAADFDEGMEVDPGSTVAGQFEDADVDH from the exons atggtgctgctgaAAAACGTACCGCCTCCGACGGAGGGTGTCCGGCACCAACAGGCCGAGACGGCGGCTGTGCTGGACGGGAGGGCGCTGGGCTCAGGGACGCTCTACGTCGCCGAGAC TCGCTTGTCATGGTTTGACGGATCTGGAATGGGTTTCTGCCTGGAGTACCCGTCAATTAGCCTGCACGCCATTTCCAGAGATCTAAGCGCCTATCCACAGGAGCATTTGTATGTGATGGTCAATGCCAAACTCAGTG ATGAAGCTGAAATGGAGGCTGAAAaaaaagatgatgatgatgatgatgatgatgatgaagatgacaACAGTGAGGATGACTCTGGGCCGATCACAGAAATCCGCTTCGTGCCCACTGACAAGGCTGCAT TGGAGCCGATGTTTAACGCCATGTGTGAGTGTCAGGCCTTGCATCCCGACCCTGAGGACGACGACTCCGATGACGACTTCGAGGGGGAGGAGTATGACGTGGAGGAGGCTG AGCAAGGCCATGGAGATGTGCCAACCTTCTACACCTACGAGGAGGGCCTTTCCCAGCTGACTGCCGAGGGCCGAGCCACGCTGGACCGGCTGGAGGGCATGCTGTCCGCGTCGGCCACACAGCAGTACCACATGGCAGGCGTGCGGACCGACAACACCGCAGCGGATTTCGACG AAGGAATGGAAGTGGATCCAGGTTCGACTGTTGCTGGACAGTTTGAGGATGCAGACGTGGATCACTG A
- the rsf1a gene encoding remodeling and spacing factor 1 isoform X2: MAAPAAAASSCPGLCPSFAVVCSFLERYGPALDLPELTFPQMERYLQDTATVPKLLVELHVKLMRKIGKSVSADRWEKYLIKMCQDFNTTWAWELEKKGYMEMSMESKAGILKYLCECQFDDNLKFKTVVNEEDPDQMRIQPIGRDKDGLMYWFQLDQDHNVRIYVEEQDDLDGSSWRCIVRTRDELAEILELLKAQIDPALLTKKDMLEDLTGTSPHQKDEDVKKEVPEDQSGILKKSMKPEEPSEDDGSALVKDSLCSSSTKRSDKDGSSGTRDRKCFMQEIKPALLENKENRVTVESAVKLEKPVIDNKVRTITAVIKEEPKELDNIKSKILLATEGPARLKTQEEMREKTPEEVERAIKNDQQAKIPLKKRELKLREDFDNGSSIIVRNPSVAPAKELLRNEAEKAGEKSRAQPSILGGMEKEARGSLVNGESQKSKEAHDGSRINDHFTEGPAGKRTSSVNTEQGGIAGKEKKNGLVGDGVKTALNMMMRNEEDKPVEPKRMKLSELDRKIIVVGKKECISSAEVVDEKKSRASSEEGQKVPITQDSTHPVGNREMSMTTAQSLSKKTEVGTLQKDKQESSNGSDKNGTKLKGASSTESRPVKREAAEGKVKMVAAKSKEGRKIAGDEEKESKSRKCSSGKNGKESKRVGNEQENKEEKIEKMDSQEMSKVVDESGTLTPQQDPDPVTKEGNEDEEVSSEIQKEGIRLKIKIPAHRRKLAYQQEEKKMDSDSQVMDRRCLRRSPRICRPTAKLAEIQDMKQEKKQASALVHEEEDEDEESKPTQKKQRENSRKCNQDSQTKTKLAKGKRRHHGARRSSTRINLRRTKGSSEEEEEEESEDDDSDEDYTVEKGKVRSASDSKSDETPNDDPCKHCGLPNHPELILLCDSCDSGYHTACLRPPLMIIPNGEWFCPPCQHKFLCEKLEDQLQNLDAALKKRERAERRRERLVYVGISVENIIPPPEAETDKKNQETKKDAKKSRSMGRRSTRTKKCISYRFDEFDEAIDEAIEEDVMEAEGGGSGRGKDMANITGHQGRDSSVTLQEEGKENRRPVRPAVIQRGRKRRGINDLDSDSTVQEEESEDEFCLSSRASSNEDEVLVSEDDGESDAEIRSNEDSDFGSDYGSAGHRPRIRPSQTKKRGGRRWGRRPLPWKRAASSSEEEEEDTNEEEEEEEEEEILSEDSADLSEDTLDLRRRRSRRSHQRQVNYCETSDSEGSQAPTNRDRPKVHRRRLSSSDSEGDLRFNKLSDDGDSDSRMSKKKKAAVMKDDSSEEESRKQRRPRTLKRRRASEEDEEDDSEGSEEEERPVRKRLNRIETDEEDEEEEKMTASAVQSDGTKRAPRTASGGEGGDKKGKLGAAPTNGQAAARQGARTGPKNSGTAVSNGAGSQEEEEDDLLGVTDLVDYVCNSGQL; encoded by the exons atggctgcTCCGGCGGCAGCGGCGAGTTCTTGCCCCGGTTTGTGCCCGAGCTTCGCCGTGGTCTGCTCTTTCCTGGAGCGGTACGGGCCCGCACTGGACCTGCCAGAGCTGACCTTTCCACAGATGGAGCGATATCTGCAAGATACGGCAACGG TTCCCAAGCTTTTGGTTGAGCTTCACGTGAAGCTGATGAGGAAGATCGGCAAATCCGTATCTGCTGACAGATGGGAAAAGTATTTGATCAAG ATGTGTCAGGACTTCAACACCACATGGGCTTGGGAGCTGGAGAAGAAGGGGTATATGGAGATGTCCATGGAGAGCAAAGCAGGAATCCTCAAG TACTTGTGTGAGTGCCAGTTTGATGACAACCTCAAGTTCAAAACGGTCGTCAACGAGGAGGATCCAGATCAAATGCGAATTCAGCCCATAGGCCGAGATAAGGATGGCCTGATGTACTGGTTCCAGCTGGACCAGGATCACAATGTGAGGATCTATGTGGAGGAGCAGGATGACCTGGACGGATCCTCCTGGAGGTGCATTGTCAG AACGAGAGACGAACTGGCTGAGATCCTGGAGCTCCTGAAGGCCCAGATCGACCCAGCGCTGCTGACCAAGAAGGATATGCTGGAGGACTTGACTGGCACCAGCCCACATCAGAAGGATGAGGATGTCAAGAAGGAGGTGCCAGAAG ACCAATCTGGAATTCTAAAAAAGTCTATGAAACCCGAAGAACCTTCAGAAGATGATGGCAGTGCTTTGGTCAAGGACAGCTTATGTTCTTCCTCCACAAAACGTTCAGATAAGGATGGATCCTCTGGAACAAGAGACAGAAAATGTTTCATGCAGGAGATCAAACCAGCACTGCTGGAGAATAAAGAGAATAGAGTGACTGTGGAGTCAGCAGTTAAGTTGGAAAAGCCAGTTATAGACAACAAGGTCAGAACTATCACTGCTGTCATCAAAGAAGAACCAAAAGAGCTGGACAACATCAAGAGCAAAATATTACTGGCTACTGAGGGTCCGGCCAGGCTGAAGACCCAGGAGGAAATGAGGGAGAAGAcaccagaggaggttgaaagaGCCATCAAAAATGATCAGCAGGCCAAAATCCCATTAAAGAAGAGGGAGCTCAAACTGAGAGAAGACTTTGACAATGGCTCTAGTATCATTGTCCGTAACCCGTCAGTTGCTCCCGCAAAGGAACTACTGAGGAACGAGGCAGAGAAAGCTGGAGAGAAGAGTAGAGCGCAACCTAGCATATTGGGAGGCATGGAAAAGGAGGCTAGAGGCAGCCTTGTCAACGGGGAGTCACAGAAATCCAAGGAAGCTCACGACGGCAGCAGAATCAACGACCACTTCACGGAAGGTCCAGCAGGCAAGAGGACCTCAAGCGTGAACACGGAGCAGGGTGGCATTGctggcaaagaaaaaaaaaacggactTGTGGGAGATGGTGTGAAAACTGCACTGAATATGATGATGAGGAATGAGGAAGATAAGCCCGTTGAGCCCAAGAGAATGAAACTGTCTGAATTGGATAGGAAGATCATAGTCGTGGGGAAAAAAGAATGCATCTCTTCAGCTGAAGTGGTGGATGAGAAAAAATCAAGAGCCTCCTCTGAAGAGGGGCAGAAAGTCCCCATTACTCAGGACTCTACCCACCCAGTAGGAAACCGTGAGATGAGCATGACAACAGCCCAGAGTTTGTCCAAGAAGACTGAGGTAGGCACCCTGCAAAAAGACAAACAGGAGTCTTCCAATGGATCAGATAAGAATGGAACTAAACTCAAAGGAGCATCCAGTACAGAATCTAGGCCTGTTAAGCGAGAGGCTGCCGAAGGAAAAGTCAAGATGGTAGCTGCCAAGAGTAAAGAGGGTCGCAAGATTGCAGGTGATGAAGAGAAGGAGAGTAAATCAAGGAAATGCTCGTCTGGGAAAAACGGGAAGGAGAGCAAAAGGGTTGGGAATGAGCAAGAGAACAAGGAGGAAAAGATTGAGAAAATGGATTCACAAGAAATGAGCAAGGTGGTGGATGAATCTGGAACATTGACCCCCCAGCAAGACCCTGACCCGGTAACTAAGGAAGGAAACGAAGATGAAGAGGTATCATCGGAAATCCAAAAGGAGGGCATACGGCTAAAGATCAAGATTCCTGCACATCGGAGGAAGCTGGCCTATcagcaggaggagaagaagaTGGACTCAGACAGCCAGGTCATGGACAGGAGGTGTCTGAGAAGGTCCCCTAGGATATGTCGCCCTACCGCTAAGCTGGCAGAAATTCAAGACATGAAGCAGGAGAAGAAGCAGGCATCTGCATTGGTCCACGAagaagaggatgaagatgaggaatCAAAACCTACACAGAAGAAGCAACGGGAGAACTCAAGAAAATGTAACCAGGACAGCCAGACAAAGACAAAACTGGCAAAG GGGAAGCGACGGCACCATGGCGCCAGGCGGTCAAGCACCCGCATTAACTTACGCAGGACGAAGGGATCcagcgaggaggaggaggaagaagagagTGAGGATGATGACAGCGACGAGGACTACACAGTGGAGAAGGGCAAGGTCCGGAGTGCCTCCGACTCAAAATCGGACGAGACCCCCAATGATGACCCATGTAAACACTGTGGCCTGCCGAACCATCCTGAACTG ATCTTGCTGTGTGACTCATGCGACAGCGGGTACCACACTGCCTGCCTGCGGCCTCCGCTCATGATCATCCCGAATGGAGAGTGGTTCTGCCCACCATGCCAGCAT AAATTTCTGTGCGAGAAACTGGAGGACCAGCTGCAGAATCTGGACGCGGCCCTGAAGAAGCGTGAACGGGCAGAACGACG GCGAGAACGTCTGGTTTATGTGGGGATCAGTGTTGAGAACATCATTCCTCCTCCC GAGGCTGAAACAGACAAGAAAAACCAAGAAACGAAAAAAGACGCCAAAAAGAGCAGGAGTATGGGGAGGAGATCTACAAGAACAAAGAAGTGTATTAGCTACAG GTTTGATGAGTTTGATGAAGCTATAGATGAAGCCATCGAGGAGGACGTAATGGAAGCAGAAGGCGGAG GTTCTGGTCGGGGCAAGGACATGGCCAACATCACAGGCCACCAGGGCAGGGACAGCTCTGTCACCCTGCAGGAGGAGGGTAAGGAGAACCGGCGGCCCGTCAGACCAGCCGTGATACAGCGGGGAAGGAAACGGAGGGGTATCAACGACCTGGACAGTGACAGCACAGTGCAGGAGGAGGAGAGTGAGGATGAGTTCTGCCTGAGCAGCAG AGCCAGCTCCAACGAGGATGAGGTGTTGGTGTCGGAGGACGATGGCGAGAGCGACGCGGAGATCCGCTCCAACGAAGACAGCGACTTCGGCAGCGACTACGGCAGCGCCGGACACAGGCCACGGATACGGCCGTCACAGACGAAGAAGAGAGGTGGCAGGAGGTGGGGAAGGAGGCCGCTCCCATGGAAACGGGCAGCGTCCTCCTccgaggaggaggaagaggatacgaatgaggaagaggaggaggaagaggaggaggaaatTT TGAGCGAGGACTCGGCTGACCTGAGTGAAGACACCCTGGACCTGAGGAGACGACGGTCCCGCCGGAGCCACCAGAGGCAGGTCAACTACTGCGAGACATCGGACAGCGAGGGGTCACAGGCCCCCACCAACCGGGACCGGCCCAAAGTCCACCGGCGCCGTCTGTCCAGCTCTGACAGCGAAG GAGACCTCCGCTTCAACAAGCTGTCGGACGACGGCGACAGTGACAGCAGGATGTCAAAGAAGAAGAAGGCGGCGGTGATGAAGGACGATTCCTCTGAGGAAGAATCCAGAAAGCAGCGCAGGCCGAGGACGCTGAAACGACGGAGGGCCTCGGAGGAAGACGAGGAGGATGACTCTGAAGGgtctgaggaggaggagcggcCCGTTCGTAAGAGACTGAACCGCATCGAGACtgatgaggaggatgaggaagaggagaagaTGACTGCCTCTGCGGTGCAAAGTGATGGCACAAAGAGGGCCCCCAGGACAGccagtgggggtgaggggggggatAAGAAAGGAAAGTTAGGGGCGGCTCCCACCAATGGACAGGCAGCAGCTCGGCAGGGCGCGAGGACAGGGCCGAAGAATAGCGGGACAGCGGTTTCTAATGGCGCAGGGTcccaggaggaggaagaggatgacCTCCTGGGGGTCACTGACCTTGTGGACTACGTGTGTAACAGCGGACAACTCTAG
- the rsf1a gene encoding remodeling and spacing factor 1 isoform X1 produces the protein MAAPAAAASSCPGLCPSFAVVCSFLERYGPALDLPELTFPQMERYLQDTATVPKLLVELHVKLMRKIGKSVSADRWEKYLIKMCQDFNTTWAWELEKKGYMEMSMESKAGILKYLCECQFDDNLKFKTVVNEEDPDQMRIQPIGRDKDGLMYWFQLDQDHNVRIYVEEQDDLDGSSWRCIVRTRDELAEILELLKAQIDPALLTKKDMLEDLTGTSPHQKDEDVKKEVPEDQSGILKKSMKPEEPSEDDGSALVKDSLCSSSTKRSDKDGSSGTRDRKCFMQEIKPALLENKENRVTVESAVKLEKPVIDNKVRTITAVIKEEPKELDNIKSKILLATEGPARLKTQEEMREKTPEEVERAIKNDQQAKIPLKKRELKLREDFDNGSSIIVRNPSVAPAKELLRNEAEKAGEKSRAQPSILGGMEKEARGSLVNGESQKSKEAHDGSRINDHFTEGPAGKRTSSVNTEQGGIAGKEKKNGLVGDGVKTALNMMMRNEEDKPVEPKRMKLSELDRKIIVVGKKECISSAEVVDEKKSRASSEEGQKVPITQDSTHPVGNREMSMTTAQSLSKKTEVGTLQKDKQESSNGSDKNGTKLKGASSTESRPVKREAAEGKVKMVAAKSKEGRKIAGDEEKESKSRKCSSGKNGKESKRVGNEQENKEEKIEKMDSQEMSKVVDESGTLTPQQDPDPVTKEGNEDEEVSSEIQKEGIRLKIKIPAHRRKLAYQQEEKKMDSDSQVMDRRCLRRSPRICRPTAKLAEIQDMKQEKKQASALVHEEEDEDEESKPTQKKQRENSRKCNQDSQTKTKLAKGKRRHHGARRSSTRINLRRTKGSSEEEEEEESEDDDSDEDYTVEKGKVRSASDSKSDETPNDDPCKHCGLPNHPELILLCDSCDSGYHTACLRPPLMIIPNGEWFCPPCQHKFLCEKLEDQLQNLDAALKKRERAERRRERLVYVGISVENIIPPPVSTADMDVNIPQEAETDKKNQETKKDAKKSRSMGRRSTRTKKCISYRFDEFDEAIDEAIEEDVMEAEGGGSGRGKDMANITGHQGRDSSVTLQEEGKENRRPVRPAVIQRGRKRRGINDLDSDSTVQEEESEDEFCLSSRASSNEDEVLVSEDDGESDAEIRSNEDSDFGSDYGSAGHRPRIRPSQTKKRGGRRWGRRPLPWKRAASSSEEEEEDTNEEEEEEEEEEILSEDSADLSEDTLDLRRRRSRRSHQRQVNYCETSDSEGSQAPTNRDRPKVHRRRLSSSDSEGDLRFNKLSDDGDSDSRMSKKKKAAVMKDDSSEEESRKQRRPRTLKRRRASEEDEEDDSEGSEEEERPVRKRLNRIETDEEDEEEEKMTASAVQSDGTKRAPRTASGGEGGDKKGKLGAAPTNGQAAARQGARTGPKNSGTAVSNGAGSQEEEEDDLLGVTDLVDYVCNSGQL, from the exons atggctgcTCCGGCGGCAGCGGCGAGTTCTTGCCCCGGTTTGTGCCCGAGCTTCGCCGTGGTCTGCTCTTTCCTGGAGCGGTACGGGCCCGCACTGGACCTGCCAGAGCTGACCTTTCCACAGATGGAGCGATATCTGCAAGATACGGCAACGG TTCCCAAGCTTTTGGTTGAGCTTCACGTGAAGCTGATGAGGAAGATCGGCAAATCCGTATCTGCTGACAGATGGGAAAAGTATTTGATCAAG ATGTGTCAGGACTTCAACACCACATGGGCTTGGGAGCTGGAGAAGAAGGGGTATATGGAGATGTCCATGGAGAGCAAAGCAGGAATCCTCAAG TACTTGTGTGAGTGCCAGTTTGATGACAACCTCAAGTTCAAAACGGTCGTCAACGAGGAGGATCCAGATCAAATGCGAATTCAGCCCATAGGCCGAGATAAGGATGGCCTGATGTACTGGTTCCAGCTGGACCAGGATCACAATGTGAGGATCTATGTGGAGGAGCAGGATGACCTGGACGGATCCTCCTGGAGGTGCATTGTCAG AACGAGAGACGAACTGGCTGAGATCCTGGAGCTCCTGAAGGCCCAGATCGACCCAGCGCTGCTGACCAAGAAGGATATGCTGGAGGACTTGACTGGCACCAGCCCACATCAGAAGGATGAGGATGTCAAGAAGGAGGTGCCAGAAG ACCAATCTGGAATTCTAAAAAAGTCTATGAAACCCGAAGAACCTTCAGAAGATGATGGCAGTGCTTTGGTCAAGGACAGCTTATGTTCTTCCTCCACAAAACGTTCAGATAAGGATGGATCCTCTGGAACAAGAGACAGAAAATGTTTCATGCAGGAGATCAAACCAGCACTGCTGGAGAATAAAGAGAATAGAGTGACTGTGGAGTCAGCAGTTAAGTTGGAAAAGCCAGTTATAGACAACAAGGTCAGAACTATCACTGCTGTCATCAAAGAAGAACCAAAAGAGCTGGACAACATCAAGAGCAAAATATTACTGGCTACTGAGGGTCCGGCCAGGCTGAAGACCCAGGAGGAAATGAGGGAGAAGAcaccagaggaggttgaaagaGCCATCAAAAATGATCAGCAGGCCAAAATCCCATTAAAGAAGAGGGAGCTCAAACTGAGAGAAGACTTTGACAATGGCTCTAGTATCATTGTCCGTAACCCGTCAGTTGCTCCCGCAAAGGAACTACTGAGGAACGAGGCAGAGAAAGCTGGAGAGAAGAGTAGAGCGCAACCTAGCATATTGGGAGGCATGGAAAAGGAGGCTAGAGGCAGCCTTGTCAACGGGGAGTCACAGAAATCCAAGGAAGCTCACGACGGCAGCAGAATCAACGACCACTTCACGGAAGGTCCAGCAGGCAAGAGGACCTCAAGCGTGAACACGGAGCAGGGTGGCATTGctggcaaagaaaaaaaaaacggactTGTGGGAGATGGTGTGAAAACTGCACTGAATATGATGATGAGGAATGAGGAAGATAAGCCCGTTGAGCCCAAGAGAATGAAACTGTCTGAATTGGATAGGAAGATCATAGTCGTGGGGAAAAAAGAATGCATCTCTTCAGCTGAAGTGGTGGATGAGAAAAAATCAAGAGCCTCCTCTGAAGAGGGGCAGAAAGTCCCCATTACTCAGGACTCTACCCACCCAGTAGGAAACCGTGAGATGAGCATGACAACAGCCCAGAGTTTGTCCAAGAAGACTGAGGTAGGCACCCTGCAAAAAGACAAACAGGAGTCTTCCAATGGATCAGATAAGAATGGAACTAAACTCAAAGGAGCATCCAGTACAGAATCTAGGCCTGTTAAGCGAGAGGCTGCCGAAGGAAAAGTCAAGATGGTAGCTGCCAAGAGTAAAGAGGGTCGCAAGATTGCAGGTGATGAAGAGAAGGAGAGTAAATCAAGGAAATGCTCGTCTGGGAAAAACGGGAAGGAGAGCAAAAGGGTTGGGAATGAGCAAGAGAACAAGGAGGAAAAGATTGAGAAAATGGATTCACAAGAAATGAGCAAGGTGGTGGATGAATCTGGAACATTGACCCCCCAGCAAGACCCTGACCCGGTAACTAAGGAAGGAAACGAAGATGAAGAGGTATCATCGGAAATCCAAAAGGAGGGCATACGGCTAAAGATCAAGATTCCTGCACATCGGAGGAAGCTGGCCTATcagcaggaggagaagaagaTGGACTCAGACAGCCAGGTCATGGACAGGAGGTGTCTGAGAAGGTCCCCTAGGATATGTCGCCCTACCGCTAAGCTGGCAGAAATTCAAGACATGAAGCAGGAGAAGAAGCAGGCATCTGCATTGGTCCACGAagaagaggatgaagatgaggaatCAAAACCTACACAGAAGAAGCAACGGGAGAACTCAAGAAAATGTAACCAGGACAGCCAGACAAAGACAAAACTGGCAAAG GGGAAGCGACGGCACCATGGCGCCAGGCGGTCAAGCACCCGCATTAACTTACGCAGGACGAAGGGATCcagcgaggaggaggaggaagaagagagTGAGGATGATGACAGCGACGAGGACTACACAGTGGAGAAGGGCAAGGTCCGGAGTGCCTCCGACTCAAAATCGGACGAGACCCCCAATGATGACCCATGTAAACACTGTGGCCTGCCGAACCATCCTGAACTG ATCTTGCTGTGTGACTCATGCGACAGCGGGTACCACACTGCCTGCCTGCGGCCTCCGCTCATGATCATCCCGAATGGAGAGTGGTTCTGCCCACCATGCCAGCAT AAATTTCTGTGCGAGAAACTGGAGGACCAGCTGCAGAATCTGGACGCGGCCCTGAAGAAGCGTGAACGGGCAGAACGACG GCGAGAACGTCTGGTTTATGTGGGGATCAGTGTTGAGAACATCATTCCTCCTCCCGTAAGTACAGCGGACATGGATGTGAACATCCCTCAG GAGGCTGAAACAGACAAGAAAAACCAAGAAACGAAAAAAGACGCCAAAAAGAGCAGGAGTATGGGGAGGAGATCTACAAGAACAAAGAAGTGTATTAGCTACAG GTTTGATGAGTTTGATGAAGCTATAGATGAAGCCATCGAGGAGGACGTAATGGAAGCAGAAGGCGGAG GTTCTGGTCGGGGCAAGGACATGGCCAACATCACAGGCCACCAGGGCAGGGACAGCTCTGTCACCCTGCAGGAGGAGGGTAAGGAGAACCGGCGGCCCGTCAGACCAGCCGTGATACAGCGGGGAAGGAAACGGAGGGGTATCAACGACCTGGACAGTGACAGCACAGTGCAGGAGGAGGAGAGTGAGGATGAGTTCTGCCTGAGCAGCAG AGCCAGCTCCAACGAGGATGAGGTGTTGGTGTCGGAGGACGATGGCGAGAGCGACGCGGAGATCCGCTCCAACGAAGACAGCGACTTCGGCAGCGACTACGGCAGCGCCGGACACAGGCCACGGATACGGCCGTCACAGACGAAGAAGAGAGGTGGCAGGAGGTGGGGAAGGAGGCCGCTCCCATGGAAACGGGCAGCGTCCTCCTccgaggaggaggaagaggatacgaatgaggaagaggaggaggaagaggaggaggaaatTT TGAGCGAGGACTCGGCTGACCTGAGTGAAGACACCCTGGACCTGAGGAGACGACGGTCCCGCCGGAGCCACCAGAGGCAGGTCAACTACTGCGAGACATCGGACAGCGAGGGGTCACAGGCCCCCACCAACCGGGACCGGCCCAAAGTCCACCGGCGCCGTCTGTCCAGCTCTGACAGCGAAG GAGACCTCCGCTTCAACAAGCTGTCGGACGACGGCGACAGTGACAGCAGGATGTCAAAGAAGAAGAAGGCGGCGGTGATGAAGGACGATTCCTCTGAGGAAGAATCCAGAAAGCAGCGCAGGCCGAGGACGCTGAAACGACGGAGGGCCTCGGAGGAAGACGAGGAGGATGACTCTGAAGGgtctgaggaggaggagcggcCCGTTCGTAAGAGACTGAACCGCATCGAGACtgatgaggaggatgaggaagaggagaagaTGACTGCCTCTGCGGTGCAAAGTGATGGCACAAAGAGGGCCCCCAGGACAGccagtgggggtgaggggggggatAAGAAAGGAAAGTTAGGGGCGGCTCCCACCAATGGACAGGCAGCAGCTCGGCAGGGCGCGAGGACAGGGCCGAAGAATAGCGGGACAGCGGTTTCTAATGGCGCAGGGTcccaggaggaggaagaggatgacCTCCTGGGGGTCACTGACCTTGTGGACTACGTGTGTAACAGCGGACAACTCTAG